GATGCCTTCCGCCTCGATACGCACGAAGATCGCGTCGAATTCCTGTTCGCTGACCTTGAACGCATAGTGGAGCACTGGCAGCGGCCCGTCGTCCCGGTCGGACCAGTCGCCGAAGTCGAGCGTCAGCGCGTCGTTGACCCGCACCGGCGCGAAATAGCCGACCGCCTCTTCATCGAACGAAAGCCCGAGAATCCTCGCGAAGAATCTCGCCGACGCGACCTTGTCGCGCGCCGGGACGATGGTGTGGTTGAGTTCGATCGTCATGGTCCTCTCCTCGTGAGCTATAGACCCGCTGCGCGCCGATTCGATCTCGATCGCTGCGCCAAAGGTCGGCCGAGCCAACGCTTCCTGACGCGCGCGCGCTGCGTTACGCTGTCGGCTGTCCTTCGATCCTCCGCCCCCATGAGCCTGACCCTAGACGAATCCGGCTGGGTGCGCCCGGCGCGCCACGTGATCAGCCCCAACTGCGACGACTATCCGGGCGGTGAGCGGCCGAGCCTGCTCGTCGTGCACAACATCAGCCTGCCGCCGAGCGAGTACGGCGGGCCGGGCGTCGAAGCGCTGTTCACCAACGCGCTCGACGCAGGTGAGCACCCGTACTACGCCGGCATCGTGCAGCTCAGGGTGTCGGCGCACTTCTTTATTAGACGCGACGGGGAACTGGTGCAGTTCGTTCCGGCCACGCGCCGCGCGTGGCACGCCGGCGCGTCGAGCTTCTGCGGGCGAGAGCGCTGCAACGACTTCTCGCTCGGCGTAGAGATGGAAGGTTCGGACTTCGAGCCGTTCGCCGACGCGCAATACGCCACGTTGGCCGAGCTGGCCGTCCTGCTCAAGCGCGAGCTGCCGCTGACCGCGATCACCGGCCATTCCGACATCGCGCCCGGCCGCAAGACCGACCCCGGCCCCTTCTTCGACTGGGAGCGCATCCGGCCGCTGTTCGAGTCCGCCTGACGTTGGGCGCGTCCCGCTGCCGCCGGGCAGCAGTCGCAGGCGTCGTGTTCTGATGGAAAAAAGAATAAATGGTAGGAAAAAGTCACGTTTTTGTCATATGTCGCGACTAAGCTCGAACGCTTCGTGATTCGCCCTTTTTCCCGCCATGACCCTCGTCAAACGCCTGCGGCTGACCGCCGCGCTCACCCTCGCGTGCCTGATCGTCGTGTTCGGCCTGACCGGCTGGCAGTTGTCGGCGCTCGCCGATCGTTTTTCGCAGTACCGCGAGCGCCAGCACTTCAGCGCCGACCTGTTGGCGCTGAAGGCCGGCGCCTTGTCGCTGTCGCGCGCCGACCCGCTGCTGTTCGAGACGCGCAGCAAGCTCGACCGGGTCAACGCCGACGTCGAGACGCTGAACCTGCGCGTGCTCGCCGCGCTGCAGTCGGAGGAGCGCGCGGCGTTCGAGGGGGCGGTGGTCAAGAACTGGGCCGGCTACCGCCAGCAGCTCGAGAGCGCGATCCAGATCGCCGAGACCGCGCCGCAGGACGCGCTGATCATCCCCGAGCGGGCGTATCAGCGTTACCTCGCGCCGTTGACCGACCATCTCGACAAGCGCCTGGTCGAGGAGCGGCGGCTGCTTGCGGCCGAGGAGGGCGCGATGCGCACCATGCTCGGCCGGCTGGCGGCCATGGTGCTCGGCCCGCTGGCGCTGGCGAGCGGCCTGGTGCTCGCGCTGCAGTGGCAGCTCGGCCAACGTCTGCGTCGCCAGATCGGCGCGATGCAGGCCGCCACCGAGCGGCTGGCGCGCGGCGACCTGACGGCACGCCTGCCCGACGACGGCGGCGACGAACTGGCCGACACCGCGCGGCTGCTCAACGACTTCCTCGACATCCTGGTCGACAAGCTGCGTTCGCTGCGGCGCAGCAGCGGCGAGTCGACCACCGGCCTTCGTCCTCCGGCCGCGCCGGCGACGGCGAGCCGCGAGGCCGAGACGGCGTAAGCTTGGCCGGTTCGCTCAACAAAAAGACCGCCCTGAGGCGGTCTTTGTCGTCGGGGTGGCCGGCGCGCTAAAGCTCGATCTGCGCGCCCAGTTCGACCACGCGGTTGGTCGGGATCTGGAAGAAGTCGGTCGCCCTGAGCGCGATCTTGCTCATCCACACGAACAGCTTCTCGCGCCAGCGCGCCATGCCTGGGCGTTCGGTAGAGATCAGCGTCTCGCGCGACAGGAAGAACGACGTTTCCATCAGCTCGAACACGAGCCCCTGAAGGGCGCAGTCGGTGATCACGTCGTGCACGTCGGGCGTTTCCTTGTAGCCGTAATACGCCTCGACGCGCCAGAACGACTCGGACATCCGCGTCACCTTCACGCGTTCTTCCTCGGGCACGTAGGGGTCGTCGACGGTGTGCATCGTCATCAGCACCACGCGCTCGTGCAGCACGCGGTTGTGCTTGAGGTTGTGCAGCAGCGCGTGCGGCAGGCCCTTGGCCGTGCTGGTCAGGAACACCGCGGTACCCTCGACCCGCGTCGGCGGGTAGGCTTCCAGCCCCTCGACGAAACTGTCGAGCGGGATCGCCTGCTCGGTGAGGCGCTCGAGCAACAGCTCGCGGCCGCGACGCCAGGTGGACATCACGACGAACAGCAGCACGCCGATCACCAGCGGCAGCCAGCCACCGTGGAACAGCTTGAGCGCGTTGGCGGCGAAGAACGGCAGGTCGATGATGAGGAAGGCCGCCAGCACCGGTAGCACGAACATCGCCGGCCAGCGCCAGTTGCGCAGCGCCACCATCGCCGTCAGCAGCGAGGTGATCACCATGGTGCCGGTGACCGCGATGCCGTAGGCGCCGGCAAGCGCGCTCGAACTCTGGAAGCCGGCGACAACGACGATCACGGCGACCAAGAGCGTCCAGTTGATCAGCGGGATGTAGATCTGGCCGATCTCCATGTCGGACGTATGGAGGATGCTCATGCGCGGCAAGAGGCCGAGCTGCACCGCCTGGCGGGTCAGCGAGAACACGCCCGAGATCACCGCCTGCGACGCGATCACCGTCGACAGCGTCGCGAGCGCCACCAGCGGCAGCAGCGCCCAGTCGGGCGCCAGCATGAAGAAGGGGTTGCTGACCGCCGCCGGGTTTGCCAGCAGCAGCGCGCCCTGGCCGAAGTAGTTAAGCGCGAGCGCCGGCAGCACGTAGAAGAACCAGGCGAGCCGGATCGGACGCCGGCCGAAGTGGCCCATGTCGGCGTACAGCGCCTCGGCGCCGGTGATCGCCAGCACCACCGAGCCGAGCGCGAGGAAGCCGAGTCCGGCGTGCTCCGCGATGAAGCGCATGCCCCAGTAGGGGTTGAGCGCGTACAGCACTTGCGGATTCTGGATAATGCCGTGCACGCCGAGCACCGCGAGCGCCGCGAACCAGACCATCATCACCGGGCCGAACAGGCGGCCGACGCGCGCGGTGCCGTGGTGCTGGATCAGGAA
This DNA window, taken from Crenobacter cavernae, encodes the following:
- a CDS encoding VOC family protein, with the translated sequence MTIELNHTIVPARDKVASARFFARILGLSFDEEAVGYFAPVRVNDALTLDFGDWSDRDDGPLPVLHYAFKVSEQEFDAIFVRIEAEGIRYGSEPYSREDMKINHRAGGRGVYFCDPDGHVLELLTVG
- the ampD gene encoding 1,6-anhydro-N-acetylmuramyl-L-alanine amidase AmpD, translating into MSLTLDESGWVRPARHVISPNCDDYPGGERPSLLVVHNISLPPSEYGGPGVEALFTNALDAGEHPYYAGIVQLRVSAHFFIRRDGELVQFVPATRRAWHAGASSFCGRERCNDFSLGVEMEGSDFEPFADAQYATLAELAVLLKRELPLTAITGHSDIAPGRKTDPGPFFDWERIRPLFESA
- a CDS encoding HAMP domain-containing protein; its protein translation is MTLVKRLRLTAALTLACLIVVFGLTGWQLSALADRFSQYRERQHFSADLLALKAGALSLSRADPLLFETRSKLDRVNADVETLNLRVLAALQSEERAAFEGAVVKNWAGYRQQLESAIQIAETAPQDALIIPERAYQRYLAPLTDHLDKRLVEERRLLAAEEGAMRTMLGRLAAMVLGPLALASGLVLALQWQLGQRLRRQIGAMQAATERLARGDLTARLPDDGGDELADTARLLNDFLDILVDKLRSLRRSSGESTTGLRPPAAPATASREAETA
- the kup gene encoding low affinity potassium transporter Kup → MESQAQNKKAMAGLTLAALGVVYGDIGTSPLYTLKECFGPHLGIAPTHDNVLGILSLVLWALILVVSVKYLVFVLRADNKGEGGILTLMALARRHVPPRVALPLMLLGLLGGGFFYGEVVITPAISVLSAVEGLVVMTPAFKPYVLPAAIVVLTALFLIQHHGTARVGRLFGPVMMVWFAALAVLGVHGIIQNPQVLYALNPYWGMRFIAEHAGLGFLALGSVVLAITGAEALYADMGHFGRRPIRLAWFFYVLPALALNYFGQGALLLANPAAVSNPFFMLAPDWALLPLVALATLSTVIASQAVISGVFSLTRQAVQLGLLPRMSILHTSDMEIGQIYIPLINWTLLVAVIVVVAGFQSSSALAGAYGIAVTGTMVITSLLTAMVALRNWRWPAMFVLPVLAAFLIIDLPFFAANALKLFHGGWLPLVIGVLLFVVMSTWRRGRELLLERLTEQAIPLDSFVEGLEAYPPTRVEGTAVFLTSTAKGLPHALLHNLKHNRVLHERVVLMTMHTVDDPYVPEEERVKVTRMSESFWRVEAYYGYKETPDVHDVITDCALQGLVFELMETSFFLSRETLISTERPGMARWREKLFVWMSKIALRATDFFQIPTNRVVELGAQIEL